Genomic DNA from Erythrobacter aureus:
GGTGCGACGCTGTTCACCATCGCCAAGGACGTGAAGATCCAGGTCGAATTCAACCCGGCGGTGGTCAGCCAGTACCGCCTCGTCGGCTACGAGAATCGCATTTTGCGCGAACAGGATTTCGACAATGATGCGGTCGATGCGGGCGATATCGGTGCGGGCCATCAGGTCACCGCGATCTACGAGGTCGTTCCGGTCGGTGCCAAGGGCTGGATCTCGACGCGCCGGTACGAGGACAAGCCCGATACGCGCGCTACCGAGCTGGCGGCCGAAGCGGCCTATGTCAAACTGCGCTACAAACTGCCTGGTGGCGACAAATCGACGCTGCTGACCCACTCGCTGCCCGCATCGGCACTGCGCACCACTCGCGCACCGACCGGCGATTTCGCCTTCGCCAGTGCGGTCGCCGCCTTCGGACAGAAGCTGCGTGGCGATGCCTTGCTAGCGGATTTTTCCTATCCGCAAATTGCCGCGCTGGCCGGGAAGCAGAGCAATTTCTGGCGGCAGGAGTTCATCCAGCTGGTGCAGACTGCGGACGGGCTTGAATAGTCCGCTTGGCAGGCGGGTCGACACACGGCTAAAGCCCGTGTCATGCCGATCCGCCCCTCGCTCGCCATTTTCACAGGAGCCGCGTTGACCGTGGCCAGCGCCTATCTGCTGGCCGAGCCCGTAGCCCCCGGTTTCATCGAGCGACTGGAACGGGACACCGCCGCCGCCATAGTGGAAGCGGGCGGAAGCGGTGTGACTGCACGGTTTGCCAACGTCACGGGATGGCCCTCGCGCCACCCGTTGCTGAGCGGGGGCGAGCGGCTCGACGAAAAGACACGCGCCCGGATCGCGCGAGCCGTCTACAATGTTCCGGGCGTCGGCGGCATCGTCTGGAGCGACGGAACCGCTCGTGCCGAAAGCGATGAGCCGACGTATCAGCCGCTGCATTGCCAGGAAGACGTCGAAGGCCTGCTACGTACCCGTTCGATCCGGTTCGAAGAGGCAAGCAGCGCGATACTTCCTGCGAGCCGTATGCTGCTCGATGAGGTCGCCGATGCGCTGCGCCCCTGTCTCGGCTCGATCATCGCGATCACCGGCCATACGGATCAATCGGGTCCGGAGCCCGGCAACATCGCCCTGAGCATGGAGCGTGCGCGCGCCGTGCGCGAGGCACTGGTGCGCCGGGGGATCCCCCGCGACGGCTTGCGCGCGAGCGGCGTCGGGTCAAGCCAGCCGGTCGAAGGGCTCGCCCCTACCGATCCGGCCAATCGCCGCATCGAATTCTCGGTCATCCGCACCGAACCGCTTCGCCCCACACCCGTCGACACGCCGGGAGCGCGTTGACATGCCTCTATGGTTCGAACTCGCCGCTCTGATGCTTGTCGCCTATATCGCGGGGATCGGTATCGGATGGGCCTTGTGGGGCCGCCACGACACAGACAAGGAATAACGCATGAGCGAACTGCTCCAGATATATTGGCCGCTGATCGTCGCCGCGCTGGTTCTCGGCGTGGCCATTGCCTGGTATGTTTTCAACGCCTCCCGCAAGACGCGTGTGACAGGCACGAGCCGCGATGTGCTGGACGAAGGCGCCGCTCCCGCAGAACGCAACAAGGCGCTGATCGACAGCGCACCGGCAGCGACACCGATGCAACCCGCCGTCGGTGCCGCCATCCAGCCGGATGCGAGCGGCGATGACCTGACACGGATCAAGGGCCTCGGGCCGAAGCTGGCAGCAACCCTGCGCGATCTGGGCGTCACCACCTTTGCGCAGATCGCTGCCTGGGACGAAGCCGGGATCGACCGGATCGACAGCCAGCTCGGCCGCTTTCAGGGACGCATTCGGCGCGACGACTGGGTCGGCCAGGCGCAGTTACTCGCGCAAGGAGACGACGCCGGTTTTGCCGAACGTTACGGCAAATTGTCATAACTCGCGGAACCGATCCCGGATTACGGTTTTCCCTTAGATGGGTCGGCATAAGAGGAGAGCCAGGATGGGGCAGCCTTTGCGTGTGCTCGTCGCCGAAGACGAGCTGATTGTAGGATACGACCTTTGCGACACGGTGGCCGAGGCCGGGTATCTGGTCGAAGGTCCGTATGACGATCTATCTTCAGCAATGCTCGCTTATCAGAAGGCCAAGCCCGATATCGCTATCCTTGATGTGCAATTGGGCGATGGTATCGTCTATCCGCTCGCCGAACAGATGATGGCGGAAGACGTCCCGGTCATCTTCCATTCGGGTCAGCTCACTCCCGACGAGGTTGCCGAGCGCTTCCCGCGGGCACAGGCGTTGTCCAAACCCTGCCCTCCGGCAGCGGTGATCGAATCCGTCCAGCGGGCAGCCGCGCACGGTTGATCGCGCTTTCCGGGACGCTGCCGGAACTTCGGATTGCCACGATCCATTCCCTGGGTGAACCTCAAGGAAAGGAAATCGCATGTCGCTTCAAAAAATGGTCGCCGCCCACCCGCAGGTCGATGACGAGACCGAAGGCCTGATCCTCGCCGCACGGCATGCCATGCTGTGTTCGCTGTTCTGCACGAGCTGCGCCGATGCCTGTGTGGCCGAGGGTATGGATATGGCGCAGTGCGTCCGCACCTGCCTCGACTGCGCCGATATCTGCGCCGCCACCGCGCGACTGGCCGTGCGTCGCACCGCGCAGAATATCGATGTTCTGCGCAGCCAGCTCGAAACCTGCATCACGGCCTGCGAGACTTGTGCAGCAGAATGCGAAGGCCATGACAATCCACACTGTCAGCTTTGCGCGAAGATGTGCCGCGAATGCGCCGACGATTGCCGCAAGGCCCTGCCGGATGTGAAGTGACGGCGCCCACGGGCACGCCCCCTTGCCCCGCGCCCGCAAGCCTGCCATCGGCTGGATCGTAACAAAGGAGACAACATGGCCGGAATGGTGCCCTTCGCCTGGGACGATCCCTTCAATCTCGACGACCAGCTGACCGAGGACGAGCGGATGATCCGCGACGCCGCGCACGCCTTTGCACAGGGCGAATTGCAGCCGCGAGTGATCGAGAATTTCAGCAAGGAAGTCGACGATCCCGAACTGTTCCCGATGATGGGCGAAGCTGGCCTGTTGGGCGCGACCGTGCCCGAGGAATATGGCGGCGCAGGTGCAAGCTATGTCGCCTACGGCTTGATCGCGCGCGAGATCGAACGGGTCGATAGCGGCTACCGATCGATGGCCTCGGTCCAGTCCAGCCTCGTGATGTATCCGATCCATGCCTATGGCTCGGAAGAACAGCGTAAAAAATACCTGCCCGGTCTGGCCAGCGGCCAACTGATCGGTTGCTTCGGCCTGACCGAGCCTGACGCCGGCAGCGATCCGGGCGGGATGAAGACCACTGCCAAGAAGGTCGAAGGCGGCTATGTCATCTCCGGATCCAAGACGTGGATCTCGAACGCGCCCTTTGCCGATGTCTTCGTGGTCTGGGCGAAGAGCGATGCGCATGGCGGCGGCATTCGCGGTTTCGTGCTCGAAAAGGGTATGAAGGGCCTGTCCGCGCCCAAGATCGAAGGCAAGCTGTCCTTGCGCGCTTCGACCACCGGCATGATCGTGATGGACGAAGTGGAAGTCGGCGATGATGCCCTGTTGCCAGAAGTGCAGGGTCTCAAAGGCCCGTTCGGCTGCCTCAACCGCGCGCGTTACGGCATTAGCTGGGGCGCGATGGGCGCCGCCGAATTCTGCCTCCACGCCGCGCGGCAATATGGCCTCGACCGGCATCAGTTCGGTGTGCCGCTCGCGTCGAAGCAGCTTTACCAATTGAAGCTGGCCGACATGATCACCGAGATTTCGCTCGGCCTGCAATCCTCCTTGCGCGTCGGACGGCTGATGGATGAAGGCAAGTTCGCCCCCGAGATGATCTCCATCGTCAAGCGCAACAATGTCGGCAAGGCATTGGATATCGCCCGCAAGTCGCGCGACATGCATGGCGGCAACGGCATTTCGGAAGAATACCAGGTCATCCGCCACATGGTGAACCTGGAGACGGTCAACACCTATGAAGGCACGCACGACGTCCATGCGCTGATCCTGGGCCGGGCGATCACCGGGATCGCCGCGTTTTGATAAGGCTCCATGGATATTATCGCAGCTCGACCAGCTATCGCCTGCGCATCGCGCTGGAATTGAAAGGGCTGGAATACGAATACGTCCCGGTGAACCTGCTCAAGTCCGAACAAAAGGGAAAGGATTTCACCAAGCGCAATCCATTCGGTTCGGTTCCGCTCCTCGAGGTCGACGGCAAGGATTACGTCCAGTCGATGGCGCAAATCGAATGGCTCGACGAAGCCTATCCCGACAAGCCGCTGCTGTCTGGGGACGTGTCGGATCGCTACATCGCGCGCGAACTGGCCTATGCCATCGCGACTGAACTGCACGCGCCTTTGAACCTGCCCGTCCTCAAATATCTGGCCAACGAACACGGCAAGTCGCAGGAGGACATCGGTGTGTGGTATCGCCACTGGCTCGCGCGCACGCTCGACCCGCTCGAGGCGCGGCTGGCGCAGCTCGACACGGCTGACTTCCTGTTCGCCAAGCCCGGCTTCTTCGAGGTTTGCCTGCTGCCGCAGGTCTACAATGCGCGGCGGTTCGGTTTCGACTTCGGCGACAAGCCGCATATCACCCGGATCGAAAGCGCCTGCCTCGCATTGCCCGAATTCCAGCGCGCACATCCGGACAACCAACCCGACAATCCCGAGAGGACCTGACACCCATGAAGCTCGCAACACTCAAGGACGGCACGCGCGACGGTAAGCTCGTCGTCGTCTCCAAGGACCTCACCCGCTATTGCGCCGCCGACAACATCGCGCCGACGCTGCAGGCCGCGCTCGACAATTGGGACGAGATCGCGCCCAAGCTTGAGGCGCTCTATACCGATGTCGAACACCAGGCGGTGCCCTGCGAGCGTTTCCATGAGCGCGAGGCGCATTCACCGCTCCCGCGTGCCTATCAGTGGGCCGATGGCTCGGCCTACATCAACCATGTCGAGCTGGTGCGCAAAGCGCGCGGCGCCGAAGTGCCCGAAAGCTTCTACCACGACCCGCTGATGTATCAGGGCGGCTCCGACAACTTCCTCGCTCCACGCGACGACATCCCGCTGAAGGACACTAAGTGGGGCTGCGACATGGAAGGCGAGATCGCGGTCGTCACTGACGATGTGCCGATGGGCGTCACCAGTGAACAGGCCGCCAACCACATCAAGTTGGTCATGCTGGTCAACGATGTGTCGCTGCGCGGCCTGATCCCGGGTGAACTGGCCAAGGGCTTCGGCTTCTTCCAGTCCAAGCCCGCCAGCGCCTTCAGCCCCGTCGCGGTCACGCCCGACGAGCTGGGCGATGCGTGGAAAGGCAGCGTCATCCACCTGCCGCTGATGGTCGATTACAATGGCGAGCCCTTCGGCCGCGCCAATGCCGGGGTCGATGCGACCTTCAGCCTCGCCGATCTCGTCGCCCATGCGGCGAAGACCCGCAATCTGGGCGCAGGCACGATCATCGGTTCGGGCACGGTCTCGAACCAGGACGAGAATGGCGGCGCGGGCAAGCCCGTTAGCGAAGGCGGCCTGGGCTATAGCTGCATTGCCGAGATCCGCATGATCGAAACCATTGCCGATGGCGAAGCCAAGACTCGCTTCATGGCGCCCGGCGACACCGTCCGCGTCGAAATGAAGGATGCCGAAGGGCATTCGATCTTCGGCGCGATCGAACAGGAAGTGGTCGCCGCCTGACACTCGGGGAGGCAGGTGGTGGCCGTTAGTGCCGCCCCTGCGCTTCCGGGTCGAACCGCAGCGTAAGAAAGCGGGCATCCGCGCCATAGCCGGCAAGCTTGCCTTCGCTCGCCTGCGTATCGCGGAAGCCGAACCGGCGCCAGAACGGCGCGGAATCGGCTACGGCGATCAGGCTGACCGAGGCCAGACCTGTCTCGCGTGCGTGCCGGATTATATGTGGCACGATAATACCGGCTGCCCCCAGGCCGCGCGCGCCGGGGAGGAGCGCCAGATCGTGAAGGTAGAAGGTGTCCGGACGAACGGGCAGACGCTCGATCCGTGCATCGAGCGGCAGAGGTTCCGCCTCGAGCCAGGGATGCCCGATACAATACCCCGCCACCGTGCCGTCGCGCTCCAGCACGAAGGCTCCGGCGGGATAAAGCGCCTGCCGGTCGGCAAAGACCGCGCGGTTTTCCGGCAGGGTGGGATGAACCGCCTCGGATATGCCATGAACCCGGTCGATGTCCCCGGTGCCCATAGCCCGCCATGGTCCAAGCCCACCCATCTGGGTGCTCATCACATCGAGCGGGCGATGAGCATCTTCATGACTTCGTTCGATCCGCCGAAGATGCGGGTGATGCGTGCGTCACGGTACATTTTGGCGATGGGATATTCGTTGATGTAGCCTGCGCCGCCGTGAAGCTGGAGGCACTTGTCGACCACCTCGCTCTGCAACTCGGTGACCCAGTATTTGGCCATCGCCGCCGTGGCGACATCGAGTTCGCCCTTGAGCAGTTTGGCAATGCAGTCATTTACGAAGATGCGCGCCGCGGTGCCGCGCGCCTTGAGGTCCGCGAGCACGAACTGCGTGTTCTGGAAATCCCAGATCGTCTGGCCAAAGGCCTTGCGGCTCTTGACGTATTCGACCGTGACATCGAGCGCCTTCTCGATCCCCGTCGCCGCGCCCATCGCGATGACCAGGCGTTCCTGCGCCAGCTCGCCCATCAGCTGGTAGAAGCCCTTGCCTTCGACCCCGCCGAGCACGTTTTCGGCCGGCACGAAGACGTTGTCGAAGAACAGCTCCGACGTGTCCGCAGCGTCGAGCCCGATCTTGTCGAGCTTCTTGCCGCGCTCGAAACCTTCCGCCCCTTCGGTCTCGAGCAGCAGGAGCGAGATGCCCTTGGCGCGCTCGTTCGGGTCGGTCTTGGCGACGACCACGATGAAATCCGCGGTCTGGCCGTTGGAGATGTAGGTCTTGGCCCCGTTGATGCGGTATCCGTTGCCATCCTTGAGTGCGGTGGTGGTGATCGACTGAAGATCGGACCCCACACCCGGTTCGGTCATGGCAATGGCGCTGACCAGTTCGCCGGTCACGAGCTTGGGAAGGTACTTCTTCTTCTGCTCTTCGGTGCCATGCCGCACGAGATATGGGAGGATGATCGTATTGTGCAGGCTGGCGGCGAATCCATCGACACCGTGCTTGGCCTGCTGATCGATGACCACCATGTCGTGACGGAAATCACCGCCATGGCCGCCATATTCCTCTGGCACCGACACGCCGAGCAGACCTGCCGCCCCCGCCTCGTTCCAGAATTCGCGTTCTACCTGGCCGTCCTCGCGCCATTTCTCCACCCGCTTTTCCGGCGCGTGTTGTTGGTAGAACTTGCCCACGGCGTCGGCGAAGATGGCGATTTCCTCGTCTTCCATGAACTCGGGCTGGGGTACGTCGATTACG
This window encodes:
- a CDS encoding OmpA family protein: MPIRPSLAIFTGAALTVASAYLLAEPVAPGFIERLERDTAAAIVEAGGSGVTARFANVTGWPSRHPLLSGGERLDEKTRARIARAVYNVPGVGGIVWSDGTARAESDEPTYQPLHCQEDVEGLLRTRSIRFEEASSAILPASRMLLDEVADALRPCLGSIIAITGHTDQSGPEPGNIALSMERARAVREALVRRGIPRDGLRASGVGSSQPVEGLAPTDPANRRIEFSVIRTEPLRPTPVDTPGAR
- a CDS encoding response regulator — encoded protein: MGQPLRVLVAEDELIVGYDLCDTVAEAGYLVEGPYDDLSSAMLAYQKAKPDIAILDVQLGDGIVYPLAEQMMAEDVPVIFHSGQLTPDEVAERFPRAQALSKPCPPAAVIESVQRAAAHG
- a CDS encoding four-helix bundle copper-binding protein, encoding MSLQKMVAAHPQVDDETEGLILAARHAMLCSLFCTSCADACVAEGMDMAQCVRTCLDCADICAATARLAVRRTAQNIDVLRSQLETCITACETCAAECEGHDNPHCQLCAKMCRECADDCRKALPDVK
- a CDS encoding acyl-CoA dehydrogenase — protein: MVPFAWDDPFNLDDQLTEDERMIRDAAHAFAQGELQPRVIENFSKEVDDPELFPMMGEAGLLGATVPEEYGGAGASYVAYGLIAREIERVDSGYRSMASVQSSLVMYPIHAYGSEEQRKKYLPGLASGQLIGCFGLTEPDAGSDPGGMKTTAKKVEGGYVISGSKTWISNAPFADVFVVWAKSDAHGGGIRGFVLEKGMKGLSAPKIEGKLSLRASTTGMIVMDEVEVGDDALLPEVQGLKGPFGCLNRARYGISWGAMGAAEFCLHAARQYGLDRHQFGVPLASKQLYQLKLADMITEISLGLQSSLRVGRLMDEGKFAPEMISIVKRNNVGKALDIARKSRDMHGGNGISEEYQVIRHMVNLETVNTYEGTHDVHALILGRAITGIAAF
- the maiA gene encoding maleylacetoacetate isomerase, whose protein sequence is MRLHGYYRSSTSYRLRIALELKGLEYEYVPVNLLKSEQKGKDFTKRNPFGSVPLLEVDGKDYVQSMAQIEWLDEAYPDKPLLSGDVSDRYIARELAYAIATELHAPLNLPVLKYLANEHGKSQEDIGVWYRHWLARTLDPLEARLAQLDTADFLFAKPGFFEVCLLPQVYNARRFGFDFGDKPHITRIESACLALPEFQRAHPDNQPDNPERT
- a CDS encoding fumarylacetoacetate hydrolase family protein, with translation MKLATLKDGTRDGKLVVVSKDLTRYCAADNIAPTLQAALDNWDEIAPKLEALYTDVEHQAVPCERFHEREAHSPLPRAYQWADGSAYINHVELVRKARGAEVPESFYHDPLMYQGGSDNFLAPRDDIPLKDTKWGCDMEGEIAVVTDDVPMGVTSEQAANHIKLVMLVNDVSLRGLIPGELAKGFGFFQSKPASAFSPVAVTPDELGDAWKGSVIHLPLMVDYNGEPFGRANAGVDATFSLADLVAHAAKTRNLGAGTIIGSGTVSNQDENGGAGKPVSEGGLGYSCIAEIRMIETIADGEAKTRFMAPGDTVRVEMKDAEGHSIFGAIEQEVVAA
- a CDS encoding GNAT family N-acetyltransferase, which produces MGTGDIDRVHGISEAVHPTLPENRAVFADRQALYPAGAFVLERDGTVAGYCIGHPWLEAEPLPLDARIERLPVRPDTFYLHDLALLPGARGLGAAGIIVPHIIRHARETGLASVSLIAVADSAPFWRRFGFRDTQASEGKLAGYGADARFLTLRFDPEAQGRH
- a CDS encoding acyl-CoA dehydrogenase family protein, which codes for MPVIDVPQPEFMEDEEIAIFADAVGKFYQQHAPEKRVEKWREDGQVEREFWNEAGAAGLLGVSVPEEYGGHGGDFRHDMVVIDQQAKHGVDGFAASLHNTIILPYLVRHGTEEQKKKYLPKLVTGELVSAIAMTEPGVGSDLQSITTTALKDGNGYRINGAKTYISNGQTADFIVVVAKTDPNERAKGISLLLLETEGAEGFERGKKLDKIGLDAADTSELFFDNVFVPAENVLGGVEGKGFYQLMGELAQERLVIAMGAATGIEKALDVTVEYVKSRKAFGQTIWDFQNTQFVLADLKARGTAARIFVNDCIAKLLKGELDVATAAMAKYWVTELQSEVVDKCLQLHGGAGYINEYPIAKMYRDARITRIFGGSNEVMKMLIARSM